In the Gopherus flavomarginatus isolate rGopFla2 chromosome 6, rGopFla2.mat.asm, whole genome shotgun sequence genome, one interval contains:
- the R3HCC1L gene encoding coiled-coil domain-containing protein R3HCC1L isoform X11 produces MCELRGEGTADPSAESAGSVCELRVQGAADPSAESSGSVCELRVQGAADPSVESAGSVCELRVQGAADESGESAGSTCELQEESAADQPCERTALSGESTGTAYELRGEATADQSRESTGSACELRGDDESGESAGSVCELRGEVTADENAGSVCMLTGEVAADESVESAGSVCELRGEGAVDESAGSVCELRGDGATDENAGSMCMLTGEVAADESGASAGSACELRGEGAADASRESAGSVCELREEGAADENAGSVCVLTGEVAADESGASAGSVCELRGDGATDESGESAGSVCELRGDGATDESRESAGSVCELRGEGAADENAGSACKLTGAGAADPPCRRAGSAAAALEGGLREHARARVHSTSPRTDSGTRAPPERVDEARGSAAMCGTEMPCGLGSCAAEGAPCARGAPGSTEHSQSLEIPGSRSAGSLAEEVDCPGGVARPSHGLRADGEPGMEDGGVTEGGTSEAPGQPSDGAPSDSCAAAEGSWDLLFNADGDCLDQRLLQELSGGEKPRSRLQEPRFDYSGWQPELDLSDSELPHVIEIYDFPQDFGTADLLRVFCSYQKKGFDIKWVDDTHALGIFSSPVAARDALSSRHVMVKTRPLAQGTRAAKAKARACADLLQPAKERPETSAALARRLVIGALGVRSNQSRAEREAERKKLQEARERKRLENKQREDIWEGRD; encoded by the exons ATGTGCGAGCTCAGAGGGGAGGGCACCGCAGATCCGAGCGCGGAGAGCGCAGGCAGCGTGTGCGAGCTCAGAGTGCAGGGCGCCGCAGATCCGAGCGCGGAGAGCTCAGGCAGCGTGTGCGAGCTCAGAGTGCAGGGTGCCGCAGATCCGAGCGTGGAGAGCGCAGGCAGCGTGTGCGAGCTCAGAGTGCAGGGTGCCGCAGATGAGAGCGGGGAGAGCGCAGGAAGCACTTGTGAACTTCAAGAGGAGAGTGCTGCAGATCAGCCATGTGAGAGGACAGCTCTGAGCGGGGAGAGCACAGGAACTGCGTATGAGCTCAGAGGCGAGGCCACCGCAGATCAGAGTAGGGAGAGCACGGGAAGCGCGTGTGAGCTCAGAGGGGATG ATGAGAGCGGGGAGAGCGCAGGCAGCGTGTGCGAGCTCAGAGGGGAGGTTACCGCAGATGAGAATGCAGGAAGCGTGTGCATGCTTACAGGGGAGGTTGCCGCAGATGAGAGCGTGGAGAGCGCAGGCAGCGTGTGCGAGCTCAGAGGGGAGGGTGCTGTAGATGAGAGCGCAGGCAGTGTGTGCGAACTCAGAGGGGACGGTGCCACAGATGAGAATGCAGGAAGCATGTGCATGCTTACAGGGGAGGTTGCCGCAGATGAGAGCGGGGCGAGTGCAGGCAGCGCGTGCGAGCTCAGAGGGGAGGGTGCTGCAGATGCAAGCAGGGAGAGCGCAGGCAGTGTATGTGAGCTCAGAGAGGAGGGTGCCGCAGATGAGAATGCAGGAAGCGTGTGCGTGCTTACAGGGGAGGTTGCCGCAGATGAGAGCGGGGCGAGTGCAGGCAGCGTGTGTGAACTCAGAG GGGACGGTGCCACAGATGAGAGCGGGGAGAGCGCAGGCAGCGTGTGTGAACTCAGAGGGGACGGTGCCACAGATGAGAGCAGGGAGAGCGCAGGCAGCGTGTGTGAGCTCAGAGGGGAGGGTGCCGCAGATGAGAACGCAGGGAGCGCGTGCAAGCTTACAGGGGCAGGTGCCGCAGATCCGCCATGCAGGAGGGCggggagtgctgctgctgctttagagGGAGGCCTGCGTGAGCATGCCAGGGCGAGAGTGCACAGCACATCCCCTAGGACAGACTCTGGCACCAGGGCCCCGCCGGAGCGTGTGGACGAGGCCAGAGGCAGCGCAGCAATGTGTGGGACGGAGATGCCCTGCGGCTTGGGCAGCTGTGCTGCAGAGGGTGCCCCCTGTGCACGTGGAGCTCCTGGGAGCACGGAGCACAGCCAGTCTCTGGAGATCCCAGGCAGCCGCTCGGCCGGGAGCTTGGCTGAGGAGGTGGACTGTCCAGGCGGGGTGGCGAGGCCATCGCATGGCTTGCGAGCGGATGGAGAGCCAGGGATGGAGGACGGTGGTGTGACCGAAGGCGGCACGTCAGAAGCGCCTGGGCAGCCAAGTGACGGAGCTCCGAGCGATAGCTGTGCTGcggcagaggggagctgggacTTGCTCTTTAACGCCGATGGAGACTGCCTGGACCAACGTCTGCTGCAAGAG ctgtcgGGCGGTGAGAAGCCCAGGAGCAGGCTGCAGGAGCCCCGTTTCGACTACTCCGGCTGGCAGCCTGAGCTGGACCTCAGCGACTCGGAGCTGCCCCATGTCATCGAGATCTATGACTTCCCGCAGGACTTCGGCACTGCTGACCTGCTGCGCGTCTTCTGCAGCTACCA GAAGAAAGGCTTTGACATCAAATGGGTGGACGACACGCATGCACTGGGCATCTTCTCCAGCCCCGTCGCAG CACGCGACGCTCTGAGCAGCAGGCACGTGATGGTGAAGACCCGGCCCCTGGCGCAGGGCACGAGAGCAGCCAAGGCCAAAGCCAGGGCTTGTGCTG ACCTCCTGCAGCCGGCGAAAGAGCGTCCGGAGACGTCGGCGGCACTGGCCCGGAGGCTGGTGATCGGAGCCCTCGGAGTGCGGAGCAACCAGAGCCGAGCCGAGCGCGAGGCCGAGCGCAAGAAGCTGCAGGAGGCCCGAG AGAGAAAGCGCCTGGAGAACAAGCAGCGGGAGGACATCTGGGAAGGCCGGGACTga
- the R3HCC1L gene encoding coiled-coil domain-containing protein R3HCC1L isoform X10: MCELRGEGTADPSAESAGSVCELRVQGAADPSAESSGSVCELRVQGAADPSVESAGSVCELRVQGAADESGESAGSTCELQEESAADQPCERTALSGESTGTAYELRGEATADQSRESTGSACELRGDGTTDESGESAGSVCELRGEVAADESRASAGSACELRGDSATDESGESAGSVCELRGEGAVDESAGSVCELRGDGATDENAGSMCMLTGEVAADESGASAGSACELRGEGAADASRESAGSVCELREEGAADENAGSVCVLTGEVAADESGASAGSVCELRGDGATDESGESAGSVCELRGDGATDESRESAGSVCELRGEGAADENAGSACKLTGAGAADPPCRRAGSAAAALEGGLREHARARVHSTSPRTDSGTRAPPERVDEARGSAAMCGTEMPCGLGSCAAEGAPCARGAPGSTEHSQSLEIPGSRSAGSLAEEVDCPGGVARPSHGLRADGEPGMEDGGVTEGGTSEAPGQPSDGAPSDSCAAAEGSWDLLFNADGDCLDQRLLQELSGGEKPRSRLQEPRFDYSGWQPELDLSDSELPHVIEIYDFPQDFGTADLLRVFCSYQKKGFDIKWVDDTHALGIFSSPVAARDALSSRHVMVKTRPLAQGTRAAKAKARACADLLQPAKERPETSAALARRLVIGALGVRSNQSRAEREAERKKLQEARERKRLENKQREDIWEGRD; the protein is encoded by the exons ATGTGCGAGCTCAGAGGGGAGGGCACCGCAGATCCGAGCGCGGAGAGCGCAGGCAGCGTGTGCGAGCTCAGAGTGCAGGGCGCCGCAGATCCGAGCGCGGAGAGCTCAGGCAGCGTGTGCGAGCTCAGAGTGCAGGGTGCCGCAGATCCGAGCGTGGAGAGCGCAGGCAGCGTGTGCGAGCTCAGAGTGCAGGGTGCCGCAGATGAGAGCGGGGAGAGCGCAGGAAGCACTTGTGAACTTCAAGAGGAGAGTGCTGCAGATCAGCCATGTGAGAGGACAGCTCTGAGCGGGGAGAGCACAGGAACTGCGTATGAGCTCAGAGGCGAGGCCACCGCAGATCAGAGTAGGGAGAGCACGGGAAGCGCGTGTGAGCTCAGAGGGGATGGTACCACAGATGAGAGTGGGGAGAGCGCAGGAAGCGTGTGTGAGCTCAGAGGGGAGGTTGCCGCAGATGAGAGCAGGGCGAGTGCAGGCAGCGCGTGTGAACTCAGAGGGGACAGTGCCACAGATGAGAGCGGGGAGAGCGCAGGCAGCGTGTGCGAGCTCAGAGGGGAG GGTGCTGTAGATGAGAGCGCAGGCAGTGTGTGCGAACTCAGAGGGGACGGTGCCACAGATGAGAATGCAGGAAGCATGTGCATGCTTACAGGGGAGGTTGCCGCAGATGAGAGCGGGGCGAGTGCAGGCAGCGCGTGCGAGCTCAGAGGGGAGGGTGCTGCAGATGCAAGCAGGGAGAGCGCAGGCAGTGTATGTGAGCTCAGAGAGGAGGGTGCCGCAGATGAGAATGCAGGAAGCGTGTGCGTGCTTACAGGGGAGGTTGCCGCAGATGAGAGCGGGGCGAGTGCAGGCAGCGTGTGTGAACTCAGAG GGGACGGTGCCACAGATGAGAGCGGGGAGAGCGCAGGCAGCGTGTGTGAACTCAGAGGGGACGGTGCCACAGATGAGAGCAGGGAGAGCGCAGGCAGCGTGTGTGAGCTCAGAGGGGAGGGTGCCGCAGATGAGAACGCAGGGAGCGCGTGCAAGCTTACAGGGGCAGGTGCCGCAGATCCGCCATGCAGGAGGGCggggagtgctgctgctgctttagagGGAGGCCTGCGTGAGCATGCCAGGGCGAGAGTGCACAGCACATCCCCTAGGACAGACTCTGGCACCAGGGCCCCGCCGGAGCGTGTGGACGAGGCCAGAGGCAGCGCAGCAATGTGTGGGACGGAGATGCCCTGCGGCTTGGGCAGCTGTGCTGCAGAGGGTGCCCCCTGTGCACGTGGAGCTCCTGGGAGCACGGAGCACAGCCAGTCTCTGGAGATCCCAGGCAGCCGCTCGGCCGGGAGCTTGGCTGAGGAGGTGGACTGTCCAGGCGGGGTGGCGAGGCCATCGCATGGCTTGCGAGCGGATGGAGAGCCAGGGATGGAGGACGGTGGTGTGACCGAAGGCGGCACGTCAGAAGCGCCTGGGCAGCCAAGTGACGGAGCTCCGAGCGATAGCTGTGCTGcggcagaggggagctgggacTTGCTCTTTAACGCCGATGGAGACTGCCTGGACCAACGTCTGCTGCAAGAG ctgtcgGGCGGTGAGAAGCCCAGGAGCAGGCTGCAGGAGCCCCGTTTCGACTACTCCGGCTGGCAGCCTGAGCTGGACCTCAGCGACTCGGAGCTGCCCCATGTCATCGAGATCTATGACTTCCCGCAGGACTTCGGCACTGCTGACCTGCTGCGCGTCTTCTGCAGCTACCA GAAGAAAGGCTTTGACATCAAATGGGTGGACGACACGCATGCACTGGGCATCTTCTCCAGCCCCGTCGCAG CACGCGACGCTCTGAGCAGCAGGCACGTGATGGTGAAGACCCGGCCCCTGGCGCAGGGCACGAGAGCAGCCAAGGCCAAAGCCAGGGCTTGTGCTG ACCTCCTGCAGCCGGCGAAAGAGCGTCCGGAGACGTCGGCGGCACTGGCCCGGAGGCTGGTGATCGGAGCCCTCGGAGTGCGGAGCAACCAGAGCCGAGCCGAGCGCGAGGCCGAGCGCAAGAAGCTGCAGGAGGCCCGAG AGAGAAAGCGCCTGGAGAACAAGCAGCGGGAGGACATCTGGGAAGGCCGGGACTga
- the R3HCC1L gene encoding coiled-coil domain-containing protein R3HCC1L isoform X7: MQQEGEKSRARPRKPDMALYVPKARREMAAPGVGATSAAWGMGSQREEENHHVLQKEGAKGHGERQSLSVGARKHVAREGRRSEGKTRKRVPLGDSKRGSAPGRPEGATAEGWDQRRTLHQNHLAPEDQPCGQLETNLHSEQLSPQEPCLGQASARSEEQVPSKPGLRELSRRGSDSRTGTGTCSLLSVETSSPLLVLPHGGEAHTQKQRPGGPWARLGTSSQPRNESSDETSEQAGGSTGSTSECVDKSIPALSWESAGSVCELRGEGTADPRVERAGSVCELRGEGAADPSAESAGSVCELRGEGTADPSAESAGSVCELRGEGAADESGESAGSVCELRGEGAADPSAESAGSVCELRVQGAADESGESAGSVCELRGEGATDPSVESAGSVCELRVQDESGESAGSVCELRGEVAADESVESAGSVCELRGEGAVDESAGSVCELRGDGATDENAGSMCMLTGEVAADESGASAGSACELRGEGAADASRESAGSVCELREEGAADENAGSVCVLTGEVAADESGASAGSVCELRGDGATDESGESAGSVCELRGDGATDESRESAGSVCELRGEGAADENAGSACKLTGAGAADPPCRRAGSAAAALEGGLREHARARVHSTSPRTDSGTRAPPERVDEARGSAAMCGTEMPCGLGSCAAEGAPCARGAPGSTEHSQSLEIPGSRSAGSLAEEVDCPGGVARPSHGLRADGEPGMEDGGVTEGGTSEAPGQPSDGAPSDSCAAAEGSWDLLFNADGDCLDQRLLQELSGGEKPRSRLQEPRFDYSGWQPELDLSDSELPHVIEIYDFPQDFGTADLLRVFCSYQKKGFDIKWVDDTHALGIFSSPVAARDALSSRHVMVKTRPLAQGTRAAKAKARACADLLQPAKERPETSAALARRLVIGALGVRSNQSRAEREAERKKLQEARERKRLENKQREDIWEGRD, encoded by the exons ATGCagcaggagggggagaagagCCGGGCCCGGCCCAGGAAGCCCGACATGGCACTCTACGTGCCCAAAGCACGACGAGAGATGGCAGCCCCAGGAGTGGGTGCGACCAGcgctgcatgggggatggggagcCAGAGGGAGGAGGAAAACCACCATGTGCTGCAGAAGGAAGGCGCCAAAGGCCACGGTGAGAGGCAGAGCCTCAGTGTTGGAGCCCGCAAGCACGTGGCCAGAGAGGGGAGGAGGTCAGAGGGGAAAACAAGGAAGCGCGTACCCCTGGGGGACAGCAAACGGGGCAGCGCTCCAGGGCGGCCCGAAGGAGCCACTGCCGAGGGCTGGGATCAGCGTCGCACACTCCACCAAAACCATCTGGCCCCAGAGGATCAGCCGTGTGGGCAGCTGGAAACAAATCTCCACAGTGAACAGCTCAGCCCTCAGGAGCCCTGCCTGGGTCAGGCTTCTGCTCGTAGTGAGGAGCAGGTGCCCAGCAAGCCAGGGCTCAGGGAGCTAAGCCGCAGGGGCTCGGATTCAAGGACAGGTACTGGAACTTGTTCCCTTCTGTCGGTGGAAACATCTAGTCCCCTGCTTGTGCTGCCGCATGGAGGGGAAGCGCACACACAGAAGCAGAGGCCTGGGGGCCCATGGGCCCGGCTAGGCACTTCCTCTCAACCTAGGAATGAGAGCAGTGATGAAACATCAGAGcaggcaggggggagcacaggtaGCACATCTGAATGTGTAGACAAGAGCATTCCAGCTCTGAGCTGGGAGAGCGCAGGCAGCGTGTGCGAGCTCAGAGGGGAGGGCACCGCAGATCCAAGGGTGGAGAGGGCAGGCAGCGTGTGCGAGCTCAGAGGGGAGGGCGCCGCAGATCCGAGCGCGGAGAGCGCAGGCAGCGTGTGCGAGCTCAGAGGGGAGGGCACCGCAGATCCGAGCGCGGAGAGCGCAGGCAGCGTGTGCGAGCTCAGAGGGGAGGGCGCCGCAGATGAGAGCGGGGAGAGCGCAGGCAGCGTGTGCGAGCTCAGAGGGGAGGGCGCCGCAGATCCGAGCGCGGAGAGCGCAGGCAGCGTGTGCGAGCTCAGAGTGCAGGGTGCCGCAGATGAGAGCGGGGAGAGCGCAGGCAGCGTGTGCGAGCTTAGAGGGGAGGGCGCCACAGATCCGAGCGTGGAGAGCGCAGGCAGCGTGTGCGAGCTCAGAGTGCAGG ATGAGAGCGGGGAGAGCGCAGGCAGCGTGTGCGAGCTCAGAGGGGAG GTTGCCGCAGATGAGAGCGTGGAGAGCGCAGGCAGCGTGTGCGAGCTCAGAGGGGAGGGTGCTGTAGATGAGAGCGCAGGCAGTGTGTGCGAACTCAGAGGGGACGGTGCCACAGATGAGAATGCAGGAAGCATGTGCATGCTTACAGGGGAGGTTGCCGCAGATGAGAGCGGGGCGAGTGCAGGCAGCGCGTGCGAGCTCAGAGGGGAGGGTGCTGCAGATGCAAGCAGGGAGAGCGCAGGCAGTGTATGTGAGCTCAGAGAGGAGGGTGCCGCAGATGAGAATGCAGGAAGCGTGTGCGTGCTTACAGGGGAGGTTGCCGCAGATGAGAGCGGGGCGAGTGCAGGCAGCGTGTGTGAACTCAGAG GGGACGGTGCCACAGATGAGAGCGGGGAGAGCGCAGGCAGCGTGTGTGAACTCAGAGGGGACGGTGCCACAGATGAGAGCAGGGAGAGCGCAGGCAGCGTGTGTGAGCTCAGAGGGGAGGGTGCCGCAGATGAGAACGCAGGGAGCGCGTGCAAGCTTACAGGGGCAGGTGCCGCAGATCCGCCATGCAGGAGGGCggggagtgctgctgctgctttagagGGAGGCCTGCGTGAGCATGCCAGGGCGAGAGTGCACAGCACATCCCCTAGGACAGACTCTGGCACCAGGGCCCCGCCGGAGCGTGTGGACGAGGCCAGAGGCAGCGCAGCAATGTGTGGGACGGAGATGCCCTGCGGCTTGGGCAGCTGTGCTGCAGAGGGTGCCCCCTGTGCACGTGGAGCTCCTGGGAGCACGGAGCACAGCCAGTCTCTGGAGATCCCAGGCAGCCGCTCGGCCGGGAGCTTGGCTGAGGAGGTGGACTGTCCAGGCGGGGTGGCGAGGCCATCGCATGGCTTGCGAGCGGATGGAGAGCCAGGGATGGAGGACGGTGGTGTGACCGAAGGCGGCACGTCAGAAGCGCCTGGGCAGCCAAGTGACGGAGCTCCGAGCGATAGCTGTGCTGcggcagaggggagctgggacTTGCTCTTTAACGCCGATGGAGACTGCCTGGACCAACGTCTGCTGCAAGAG ctgtcgGGCGGTGAGAAGCCCAGGAGCAGGCTGCAGGAGCCCCGTTTCGACTACTCCGGCTGGCAGCCTGAGCTGGACCTCAGCGACTCGGAGCTGCCCCATGTCATCGAGATCTATGACTTCCCGCAGGACTTCGGCACTGCTGACCTGCTGCGCGTCTTCTGCAGCTACCA GAAGAAAGGCTTTGACATCAAATGGGTGGACGACACGCATGCACTGGGCATCTTCTCCAGCCCCGTCGCAG CACGCGACGCTCTGAGCAGCAGGCACGTGATGGTGAAGACCCGGCCCCTGGCGCAGGGCACGAGAGCAGCCAAGGCCAAAGCCAGGGCTTGTGCTG ACCTCCTGCAGCCGGCGAAAGAGCGTCCGGAGACGTCGGCGGCACTGGCCCGGAGGCTGGTGATCGGAGCCCTCGGAGTGCGGAGCAACCAGAGCCGAGCCGAGCGCGAGGCCGAGCGCAAGAAGCTGCAGGAGGCCCGAG AGAGAAAGCGCCTGGAGAACAAGCAGCGGGAGGACATCTGGGAAGGCCGGGACTga
- the R3HCC1L gene encoding coiled-coil domain-containing protein R3HCC1L isoform X13 — MCELRGEGTADPSAESAGSVCELRVQGAADPSAESSGSVCELRVQGAADPSVESAGSVCELRVQGAADESGESAGSTCELQEESAADQPCERTALSGESTGTAYELRGEATADQSRESTGSACELRGDGTTDESGESAGSVCELRGEVAADESVESAGSVCELRGEGAVDESAGSVCELRGDGATDENAGSMCMLTGEVAADESGASAGSACELRGEGAADASRESAGSVCELREEGAADENAGSVCVLTGEVAADESGASAGSVCELRGDGATDESGESAGSVCELRGDGATDESRESAGSVCELRGEGAADENAGSACKLTGAGAADPPCRRAGSAAAALEGGLREHARARVHSTSPRTDSGTRAPPERVDEARGSAAMCGTEMPCGLGSCAAEGAPCARGAPGSTEHSQSLEIPGSRSAGSLAEEVDCPGGVARPSHGLRADGEPGMEDGGVTEGGTSEAPGQPSDGAPSDSCAAAEGSWDLLFNADGDCLDQRLLQELSGGEKPRSRLQEPRFDYSGWQPELDLSDSELPHVIEIYDFPQDFGTADLLRVFCSYQKKGFDIKWVDDTHALGIFSSPVAARDALSSRHVMVKTRPLAQGTRAAKAKARACADLLQPAKERPETSAALARRLVIGALGVRSNQSRAEREAERKKLQEARERKRLENKQREDIWEGRD; from the exons ATGTGCGAGCTCAGAGGGGAGGGCACCGCAGATCCGAGCGCGGAGAGCGCAGGCAGCGTGTGCGAGCTCAGAGTGCAGGGCGCCGCAGATCCGAGCGCGGAGAGCTCAGGCAGCGTGTGCGAGCTCAGAGTGCAGGGTGCCGCAGATCCGAGCGTGGAGAGCGCAGGCAGCGTGTGCGAGCTCAGAGTGCAGGGTGCCGCAGATGAGAGCGGGGAGAGCGCAGGAAGCACTTGTGAACTTCAAGAGGAGAGTGCTGCAGATCAGCCATGTGAGAGGACAGCTCTGAGCGGGGAGAGCACAGGAACTGCGTATGAGCTCAGAGGCGAGGCCACCGCAGATCAGAGTAGGGAGAGCACGGGAAGCGCGTGTGAGCTCAGAGGGGATGGTACCACAGATGAGAGTGGGGAGAGCGCAGGAAGCGTGTGTGAGCTCAGAGGGGAG GTTGCCGCAGATGAGAGCGTGGAGAGCGCAGGCAGCGTGTGCGAGCTCAGAGGGGAGGGTGCTGTAGATGAGAGCGCAGGCAGTGTGTGCGAACTCAGAGGGGACGGTGCCACAGATGAGAATGCAGGAAGCATGTGCATGCTTACAGGGGAGGTTGCCGCAGATGAGAGCGGGGCGAGTGCAGGCAGCGCGTGCGAGCTCAGAGGGGAGGGTGCTGCAGATGCAAGCAGGGAGAGCGCAGGCAGTGTATGTGAGCTCAGAGAGGAGGGTGCCGCAGATGAGAATGCAGGAAGCGTGTGCGTGCTTACAGGGGAGGTTGCCGCAGATGAGAGCGGGGCGAGTGCAGGCAGCGTGTGTGAACTCAGAG GGGACGGTGCCACAGATGAGAGCGGGGAGAGCGCAGGCAGCGTGTGTGAACTCAGAGGGGACGGTGCCACAGATGAGAGCAGGGAGAGCGCAGGCAGCGTGTGTGAGCTCAGAGGGGAGGGTGCCGCAGATGAGAACGCAGGGAGCGCGTGCAAGCTTACAGGGGCAGGTGCCGCAGATCCGCCATGCAGGAGGGCggggagtgctgctgctgctttagagGGAGGCCTGCGTGAGCATGCCAGGGCGAGAGTGCACAGCACATCCCCTAGGACAGACTCTGGCACCAGGGCCCCGCCGGAGCGTGTGGACGAGGCCAGAGGCAGCGCAGCAATGTGTGGGACGGAGATGCCCTGCGGCTTGGGCAGCTGTGCTGCAGAGGGTGCCCCCTGTGCACGTGGAGCTCCTGGGAGCACGGAGCACAGCCAGTCTCTGGAGATCCCAGGCAGCCGCTCGGCCGGGAGCTTGGCTGAGGAGGTGGACTGTCCAGGCGGGGTGGCGAGGCCATCGCATGGCTTGCGAGCGGATGGAGAGCCAGGGATGGAGGACGGTGGTGTGACCGAAGGCGGCACGTCAGAAGCGCCTGGGCAGCCAAGTGACGGAGCTCCGAGCGATAGCTGTGCTGcggcagaggggagctgggacTTGCTCTTTAACGCCGATGGAGACTGCCTGGACCAACGTCTGCTGCAAGAG ctgtcgGGCGGTGAGAAGCCCAGGAGCAGGCTGCAGGAGCCCCGTTTCGACTACTCCGGCTGGCAGCCTGAGCTGGACCTCAGCGACTCGGAGCTGCCCCATGTCATCGAGATCTATGACTTCCCGCAGGACTTCGGCACTGCTGACCTGCTGCGCGTCTTCTGCAGCTACCA GAAGAAAGGCTTTGACATCAAATGGGTGGACGACACGCATGCACTGGGCATCTTCTCCAGCCCCGTCGCAG CACGCGACGCTCTGAGCAGCAGGCACGTGATGGTGAAGACCCGGCCCCTGGCGCAGGGCACGAGAGCAGCCAAGGCCAAAGCCAGGGCTTGTGCTG ACCTCCTGCAGCCGGCGAAAGAGCGTCCGGAGACGTCGGCGGCACTGGCCCGGAGGCTGGTGATCGGAGCCCTCGGAGTGCGGAGCAACCAGAGCCGAGCCGAGCGCGAGGCCGAGCGCAAGAAGCTGCAGGAGGCCCGAG AGAGAAAGCGCCTGGAGAACAAGCAGCGGGAGGACATCTGGGAAGGCCGGGACTga